In Flammeovirgaceae bacterium 311, one DNA window encodes the following:
- a CDS encoding UDP-N-acetylmuramoyl-tripeptide--D-alanyl-D-alanine ligase (COG0770 UDP-N-acetylmuramyl pentapeptide synthase), producing the protein MPNTISIPDLYKKYLECSSVSIDTRKLPENCLFVALKGPNFDGNVFAGDALKKGAKYAVVSDEALADTEGCLYVEDTLLALQQLANHHRHQLSIPVIGITGSNGKTTTKELVNAVLKQKYKSYATEGNLNNHIGVPLTLLNAPKDSEILVVEMGANRPNDIGELCQIAEPTHGLITNIGKAHLEGFGGTEGVIKAKSQLYQWLIEHKGTVFINSRMEELRNMGKRFEHPIYYPNPDDYYHCELVSADPFVVLTAENGEKIKTNLMGIYNFENIATALCLGKFFEVPEKKANEGVAKYVPGNNRSQIIEKGSNYIILDAYNANPTSMKAAIENFALLQRPHKILVVGDMMELGEDSVKEHHDLGRLIAKYDFDKTIFCGIHIIPALDNNSDGIHFETREMLLNYFKNKKFENTTFLIKGSRSMGLESIVELL; encoded by the coding sequence ATGCCCAATACCATATCTATTCCTGATCTGTATAAAAAATACCTGGAGTGCAGCAGTGTAAGCATTGATACCCGGAAGCTACCGGAAAACTGTCTTTTTGTAGCACTGAAGGGGCCCAACTTTGATGGCAATGTATTTGCCGGCGATGCCCTGAAGAAAGGCGCCAAATATGCAGTGGTGAGTGATGAAGCACTGGCAGATACAGAAGGCTGCCTGTATGTAGAGGATACCCTGCTGGCCCTGCAGCAGCTGGCCAACCACCACCGGCACCAGCTTAGTATACCGGTAATTGGCATTACAGGCTCTAACGGAAAAACCACTACCAAGGAGCTTGTGAATGCCGTGCTAAAGCAGAAATATAAATCTTATGCAACCGAAGGCAACCTCAATAACCACATTGGTGTACCCCTAACCCTACTGAATGCCCCCAAAGACAGTGAAATACTGGTGGTGGAAATGGGTGCCAACAGGCCAAATGATATTGGCGAGCTGTGCCAGATTGCAGAACCCACCCATGGCCTGATCACCAACATTGGCAAAGCGCACCTGGAAGGTTTTGGCGGCACCGAGGGGGTGATTAAAGCAAAAAGCCAGCTTTACCAGTGGCTTATTGAGCACAAAGGCACCGTGTTCATCAATTCCAGAATGGAGGAACTGCGCAACATGGGCAAACGCTTTGAGCACCCCATCTATTACCCTAATCCCGACGATTATTATCATTGCGAGCTGGTTTCTGCCGATCCTTTTGTAGTGCTAACTGCCGAAAACGGGGAGAAGATAAAAACCAACCTGATGGGTATTTACAACTTCGAGAATATAGCAACGGCCCTGTGCCTGGGTAAATTCTTTGAAGTACCGGAGAAGAAAGCCAATGAGGGAGTGGCCAAATATGTGCCCGGCAACAACCGCTCCCAGATCATAGAAAAGGGAAGCAATTACATTATTCTGGATGCCTACAATGCCAACCCTACTTCCATGAAAGCGGCCATTGAGAACTTTGCCCTGCTGCAGCGTCCGCATAAAATATTAGTGGTAGGCGACATGATGGAGCTGGGTGAGGACAGCGTAAAAGAGCATCATGACCTGGGACGCCTGATCGCAAAATACGATTTTGATAAAACCATCTTCTGCGGCATCCACATTATCCCTGCACTGGATAACAACTCCGACGGTATTCATTTTGAAACCCGCGAAATGCTGCTGAATTACTTTAAAAATAAGAAATTCGAAAATACCACTTTCCTGATAAAAGGGTCCCGCAGCATGGGTCTGGAGTCGATTGTTGAATTATTGTAG
- a CDS encoding nitrilase/cyanide hydratase and apolipoprotein n-acyltransferase (COG0388 Predicted amidohydrolase): MQDLTITLIQTELYWHEPSANLAALEEKIWQINTETDLIVLPEMFTTGFTMDAKEHAEPMNSRTFRWMKQLAAQTGAVVTGSYIVQEGGKYFNRLIWMQPDGEYQHYDKRHLFRMANEHDHFSPGEKPIICEWKEWRICPLICYDLRFPVWSRNRVREDGNLSYDLLLYVANWPAARIDAWKILLQARAVENLCYVAGVNRVGIDGKGIDYNGYSSLINPKGEVLYQEQRRQYICTQKISASELREYRSKFPAQMDADSFTIS; the protein is encoded by the coding sequence ATGCAAGATTTAACGATCACCCTTATTCAAACAGAGTTGTATTGGCACGAACCCAGCGCCAATCTGGCTGCGCTGGAAGAAAAAATCTGGCAGATTAATACAGAAACCGATTTGATCGTGCTGCCGGAGATGTTTACCACCGGCTTTACCATGGATGCCAAAGAGCATGCCGAACCCATGAACAGCCGCACCTTTCGCTGGATGAAACAACTGGCAGCGCAAACCGGCGCTGTTGTTACCGGCAGCTATATTGTACAGGAGGGTGGCAAATATTTTAACCGCCTGATCTGGATGCAACCTGATGGTGAGTATCAACACTATGATAAGCGCCATCTTTTCCGCATGGCCAACGAGCACGATCACTTCAGTCCGGGAGAAAAGCCTATTATTTGTGAGTGGAAGGAGTGGCGCATTTGCCCACTGATATGCTACGACCTTCGTTTTCCGGTCTGGAGCCGCAACCGGGTGCGGGAAGATGGGAATTTATCGTATGACCTGCTGCTGTATGTAGCCAACTGGCCCGCCGCCCGCATTGATGCCTGGAAAATTTTGCTGCAGGCCCGGGCAGTAGAAAATCTCTGTTATGTAGCAGGGGTAAACAGGGTGGGGATAGATGGCAAAGGAATTGATTATAACGGGTATTCTTCCCTGATCAACCCCAAGGGCGAAGTGCTGTACCAGGAGCAGCGGCGCCAGTACATCTGCACCCAGAAAATAAGCGCTTCGGAGCTTAGGGAATACAGAAGCAAATTTCCTGCTCAGATGGATGCTGACAGCTTTACCATCAGTTAA
- a CDS encoding fg-gap repeat protein (COG0056 F0F1-type ATP synthase, alpha subunit), with the protein MQHNFYLLSLFFVLVCTPFSSRGQTYHYETGVPVVVGQESLQMPWAGGLNAVQASLADVNGNGQPELVLFDRSSSQVQVFAQTSGGWIWLPEERFRFPADISNWLLLLDYNGDGREDLFTYTPAGVRVFENSAAAGQPAAWRLSYQLLEYPGSNSSINLLVNSGDVPLIADTDGDGDIDIAAFDPAGSGTIRWYKNIGVENFGRSDTLVFELADRHWGGLTECACKELALNYTACPDDEGGRSSQRPMHAGGKSLLWKDVNGDAVPDLLLGDEECTFLYYLPNAGTAAAPVFNQFETTLPGAAAAPDFSFPAAYALGTDILVSNNLRNAGAQLDYGQSLWRYEQQAGGSYALAQKDFLQGQQLDAGEEARPAFADIDADGDQDLLLGGRDRLYPDGYYAKLQLYENTGSSAAPAFSLKDADYLGLSAAAYQYMQPQLADYNRNGAPDLILTVFDRAVNKMRVLVYLNQASKDSPVQYGDGNRLELPISLTTLDYPFYFDATGDGLLDVLAGRFDGSLRLYTNKGSSTAPAFELTDAAYKGFALDNVRRHLIPSVGDADGNGQPDLIISDASGDVRILYSFLRPNASAGASEAIAVEADDAAFGARLGDRSWPVLAPLWAEEMPALVVGQIGGGLVLLRSRQALPPPAAEDEYVLLVYPNPAYATKTVKIETNAPAQLRVLNSLGQVVHRWHTGDSRIIEWEPQLPAGMYLVEARFASKRKVKRLLIVK; encoded by the coding sequence ATGCAGCATAACTTTTACCTGCTAAGCCTTTTTTTTGTGCTTGTATGTACTCCTTTCAGCAGCAGAGGGCAGACCTACCATTACGAAACCGGTGTGCCGGTGGTAGTAGGGCAGGAAAGCCTGCAGATGCCCTGGGCAGGAGGGCTTAATGCTGTACAAGCCAGTCTTGCCGATGTAAACGGCAACGGCCAGCCAGAATTGGTACTTTTTGACCGCAGCAGTTCACAAGTGCAGGTGTTTGCACAAACGTCCGGGGGCTGGATATGGTTACCCGAAGAACGTTTTCGCTTTCCGGCAGATATCTCCAACTGGCTGCTGCTGCTGGATTATAATGGCGACGGCAGGGAAGATCTTTTTACCTACACTCCTGCAGGGGTGCGGGTGTTTGAGAACAGCGCTGCTGCCGGACAGCCTGCAGCATGGCGCCTCAGCTACCAGCTCCTGGAATACCCCGGCAGCAACAGTTCCATAAATTTGCTGGTAAACAGTGGCGATGTGCCCCTCATTGCAGATACAGATGGCGATGGCGATATCGATATTGCAGCGTTCGATCCTGCAGGCAGCGGCACCATCCGCTGGTACAAAAATATTGGAGTGGAGAATTTTGGCCGCAGCGATACCCTGGTTTTTGAGCTGGCCGACCGCCACTGGGGCGGCCTTACCGAGTGTGCCTGCAAGGAGCTGGCCCTTAACTATACCGCATGCCCCGACGACGAAGGCGGAAGATCCAGCCAGCGCCCCATGCATGCCGGCGGTAAAAGCCTGCTCTGGAAAGATGTAAACGGCGATGCTGTGCCAGACCTGCTGCTGGGCGACGAAGAATGTACTTTTTTGTATTACCTGCCCAATGCCGGAACAGCTGCCGCTCCTGTTTTCAACCAGTTTGAAACCACTCTTCCCGGCGCAGCAGCGGCTCCTGATTTTTCATTTCCGGCAGCCTATGCACTGGGTACCGATATACTGGTATCTAATAACCTGAGAAATGCCGGAGCCCAGCTGGATTACGGGCAGTCGCTCTGGCGCTACGAGCAGCAAGCCGGTGGTAGCTATGCCCTTGCGCAAAAAGATTTTCTGCAGGGGCAGCAGCTGGATGCAGGCGAAGAAGCCAGGCCTGCCTTTGCAGATATTGATGCCGATGGCGACCAGGACCTGCTGCTGGGCGGCAGGGACCGGCTGTACCCCGATGGGTATTATGCAAAGCTGCAGCTCTATGAAAATACCGGCAGTTCTGCAGCCCCGGCTTTTAGCCTGAAAGATGCTGATTACCTGGGGCTTTCAGCAGCTGCCTATCAGTACATGCAGCCCCAGCTAGCAGATTATAACCGCAATGGGGCTCCGGATCTGATCCTGACGGTGTTCGACAGGGCTGTGAACAAGATGCGGGTGCTGGTATACCTGAACCAGGCCTCAAAGGATTCTCCCGTACAATATGGGGATGGAAACAGGCTCGAGCTGCCCATTTCGCTTACTACCCTCGACTATCCCTTTTATTTCGATGCAACGGGCGATGGCCTGCTCGATGTATTGGCCGGCAGGTTTGACGGAAGCCTCCGCCTCTACACAAATAAAGGTTCGTCTACAGCTCCTGCTTTTGAATTAACCGATGCCGCCTATAAAGGCTTTGCACTCGATAATGTACGGAGACATTTAATTCCCTCTGTAGGGGATGCTGATGGCAACGGCCAGCCCGACTTAATTATTTCCGATGCCAGTGGAGATGTGCGTATCCTCTATTCCTTTTTAAGGCCGAATGCCTCTGCCGGAGCATCAGAAGCAATAGCAGTAGAGGCAGATGATGCAGCTTTTGGAGCCCGCCTGGGGGATAGGAGCTGGCCTGTACTGGCGCCTTTGTGGGCCGAAGAAATGCCTGCGCTGGTGGTTGGGCAAATTGGTGGTGGCCTGGTGCTGCTGCGCAGCCGGCAGGCCCTGCCACCTCCTGCAGCAGAAGATGAGTATGTGCTGCTGGTGTATCCCAATCCTGCCTACGCAACAAAAACTGTTAAGATAGAAACAAATGCCCCTGCCCAGCTCAGGGTACTGAACAGCCTGGGGCAGGTGGTGCATCGCTGGCATACAGGAGACAGCCGGATTATAGAGTGGGAGCCGCAGCTGCCAGCCGGGATGTACTTGGTAGAAGCCCGTTTTGCTAGTAAAAGAAAAGTAAAGCGATTGCTGATTGTAAAATGA
- a CDS encoding hypothetical protein (COG5587 Uncharacterized conserved protein) has translation MTDTGFVLDFLARLAENNNKEWMDAHRSDYQEARKHFKALLALVLDGLKERDESLLNVRPEDCMFRINRDVRFSPDKTPYKTWMSAAIAEGGRHAPWAHYYFHLQPGNESLVAGGMYLPPPDQLRKIRQEVDYNAAELKKIVDKPDFQKIFGPIQGEKLQRPPKGYPADHPNLELLKLKSFLAMRTYKDEEVRSPYYPETLLEAFTTAQPFVEYLNVAVS, from the coding sequence ATGACTGATACTGGTTTTGTTCTGGATTTTCTGGCCAGGCTTGCAGAGAACAACAATAAGGAATGGATGGATGCGCACCGCTCCGACTACCAGGAGGCCCGGAAACATTTTAAGGCGCTGCTAGCCCTTGTGCTGGATGGATTGAAGGAGCGGGATGAGAGCTTGCTGAACGTGCGGCCGGAAGATTGCATGTTCCGAATAAACCGCGACGTCCGTTTTAGCCCCGATAAAACTCCTTATAAAACATGGATGTCGGCTGCCATTGCGGAAGGTGGCCGGCATGCGCCTTGGGCACACTATTACTTCCACCTGCAGCCCGGAAACGAGAGCCTGGTGGCTGGAGGGATGTACCTGCCTCCGCCAGATCAGCTGCGCAAGATCAGACAGGAGGTAGATTATAATGCTGCTGAGCTGAAGAAGATTGTAGACAAGCCTGATTTTCAGAAAATTTTCGGGCCCATACAGGGAGAGAAATTACAAAGGCCTCCGAAAGGATATCCTGCGGATCATCCTAACCTGGAGCTGCTGAAGCTAAAAAGTTTTCTGGCCATGCGCACTTATAAAGATGAGGAAGTACGTTCGCCCTATTACCCGGAAACACTACTGGAGGCCTTTACCACGGCACAGCCATTTGTAGAGTACCTGAATGTGGCTGTTTCCTGA